In the genome of Arctopsyche grandis isolate Sample6627 chromosome 13, ASM5162203v2, whole genome shotgun sequence, the window AATCGCATCACTTCCACTCCCCCCGAGTCTTCAGAAGAGCTGCGTCATGCGCTAATCAAGCTTCTCAACTCCGTGATCGTTCGTTATGGCCATAGCGAAACCGTATTCTTGGTTCCTTTCTTTGATGACTTGGTTGAGATTTTAGTTAAAGCCGCATCGGACGATTGTCCTGATGTGAAGAAGGAGACTTGTGAGACCGTAGCCAACATGGCAAATGCCGCGCCTAAAGATTTTCATATGAGGTCTGAAACTCTCTGCATGGCTATACTAGCGGTATTCCAACATCGTCATTTTAAAGTTAGGGTTGCAGCCGTTCAGTGTATCGGTAAAtttttttctatcaaaattAACTTACGCATAAatccatttttattactttatttttaaaaatgttttaggTACGATCGTTATGAACGGTAATGAAAAGTGTTTTGAGAGTTCTGTGCTCCCGATGGCTATGAAGTTGTTTGATGAGTGTAATCCAGTTAGACTTCAGGTCACCAAAGAAGTTGGAAACTGGATGCTTAATTATCGAGAAAGATATTCATATTGGCAATACATGATACCACTGATATTGACTAGGTAAcgtgtgattattttttttaaataactttaattCCTTATTTATGACAATATCTTATCTAAGTTGCACAAAAATGGATGTAAAGCGTTTTTCAGTATCTATTTgactatttttgaatttttgcaaCTTTGTAGCCGTCAATGATtatcaaatttttgttttgtttttatttacctctaaattataataaatgttttagTTTGTGTGATTTTATACCCGACATACAAAAAGAAGCAAATTCAATTTGGGATAGTGTGGGAATTCAATACATGAAAGAAAATGAAGAAGATTTAAATGACCAAACGGACACCGAAAAACCAAAGCATTATCCACCTGgtacttataatttattatgctatagttattactttattttgattgaatattatgtatttttacttttatttttagtagTTCCTCGCCCCAATTTGGGCTGTCGGACTTTGGTTATGAAGAATATGGGAAAGATACTTCCAGCCATATCGAAAGGTTTGCATTCAGTATTCTATAGTTccatcaatatttatatttaagatattgtgtcagtttattttttgtaagtaGAATTAGATGGATGGCAAACTGATGCACAGTTACGATCTGCTCAAGTTTTATGTTCATTGATATTGAATGCCGAAGCCAAGAATGTACAATAtggtacaaatattacaaattgtcTCACGGAGGGAGTTAAAAACGATGACCCCAGAGTTGTCGCGGAGGTTTGTTATAGCATGTCTAAGTGTGACtttgtattattatactaaTGTTCGTGAAAGTTtcaatcttttttatttagattcAAAGGGCTGCTGAACTCTTCGGCTATTTTGTTGGACCACACGTTTGGTGGAATCTCTTGATTTGCGATTTGGATACGTGGCAGTGTCTTGTCATCTTGACCAGTGTGATTAAATCGACTCCAGTTGAGCAATTGAGAGTTAAATATCTCAACAGAATTTTTAAAGAGTTAACTCAGCCACGACTTAGGCAAATACAAAAGGTAAATTTTGTAGaatgatttgaaaatttgaagttGGTGACTGTCATAAATATGGAAAATAAATGGTTAGcggacaaaaaaaaatgaaagatgtattcaatttttattttgtctggATTTAATCTCAAACTCCAAGCAGCAAATATGTGcaaattttttccatatttgacTAATTTTTTGAGATATATTGATGCTTTGATTATTGAATGACTTTCTAAACTGTTctgataaaaactttttaaaacattactcaCCAAAATTAAGTAAGTCCAATCCAATAGAAATTGGATGCATATTGAAGACATAATAACCATATAATGTTTACGGTCTTATATTGTAAAAAGAACAGGTCACTTTAGATATGTTGCTGACCAATCACACTTAAATCTACTTcagaataattaaaattctatattgtTGAATTCTAAATGATAAAAGTTTCaatattgtagcatttttatattgattcgTTTCAGCCCaaatatcaaatgaacattCTTAATGTTTGTGAAGCTGTTATGAACGTTTGTGGAGTTTATTGTCAATGTGTCAGTCAAGAAatgtttgatataatatttgtcATTCATTCAGTGCCAGCTACAACTGATATAGAACATCACGCCCTGTGTAagataatttattcaattagagctttatatttcatatattgaaCGATgacatttgaatttaaattttcaggtTTGATTGAAAAACTGAGAGAGACGATCAAGTTTGGTTCGAACATAGAAGATCTATATTGTCATTATATAAGGCATTTGCTAGCAAATATTACTTCTTCCATTTGCTTTTGGACGCTTATCACAGTGGATCGATGCATTTTAAATACCATCTTGATTCACACAGGTTGAACTTCTTATTTGGTTATCTTGATTATTAAagctctgattttttttattaatgactGTGGTTTATGTTTTAGGACCTGCAATTGGCCTGCATTTGCATTATATATCTCCACTTTTGTCTGAGGCTCTCTCATTGAAAGGTATCGATCCCGAAGTTAAGTTAGAGTTGTTTACGACTCTCTGTTCAGTATTATTAAGGAGAGACGAGCATTTTAGACTGGCTGAACCAGATAAACTGACTGCatttttaaacgtaattcttaGAGGTACAGtagaataataaattaatcagaTCAAGTAGTTTGTGTTTATTAAATGTTAATGTATACTTTAtcgtatttcatatttttagatGTTATTCTACCAAATTTGTCTTGGAACGTTGGACAGTCTGCAGAAGCTCTTAGAACTGCTGCTGTGTGTTGTCTGTGTGCTATTTTGCAAGATAACGAATCTGTTTCTACAATTGATGGTGATGTGAAATTCGATAAATGTATACAGGTTAGTTGCAATTTTTTCCTCAATGATAGCCATCGAGATATCTGGCATTGCCATGTGTACAGTTgacaatatagaaaaaaatataataaatcagaCTCAGTCTTCCAACTTATTTTCAATCAGTTGCTCTTTAGAATGTATCTACAATAAGAGCTCAAAATAAATTGTCGCGatgttcacatacatacatttatcacGTTTTCATCTAGGATTAGACCTGTTAGAGAAAAACTTACTATGACAGTGCAAGAAATGAGAAGTTGgtggaaattatattttttaaagggtacccgagagaattctgACTAAAGTAGAGAAAACCCAATGAATATTTAGTATTAACGTATGACATTGCATTTTTTCTATAacctttcttttattttttcagcaaGTTGAAATTTTTTCAGACGTGGAAACATTACAAAATGATATAGATTTGTTGCTACCAAATCTACTCGGCCTTACGGGTGATAATTCGAAAAATACCAGGTTGTATTCTTTGAGGGCTATTCGCTCTCTTGTGATACTAGCTAAAAAGAGGAATTGCTTTAGTGTTGATCATTTACATCAAACGTATTCAGGTGATAAAAACTACTATCGAGTATTTTTAAGTGCACATGATATAGAAATTCAATTTAACAAGTACTTTATTTTTTAGCTGTGATATCACGTTTAGATGATTGTAACGATAAGGTGCGTCTGTTTGCTGTTGAAACGCTGTGTACATTATTCATGGCGCGGCCTGAATCTTATGACGTCAGTACTAACGATAGTCACATTGAGGCAGTATACAACGCTATGCTCATTCATCTTGATGATCCCGATACAACTTTTCAAGATTTCGTTCTCGGTTATTAAactataatacaaattatttcaattgttttgACATTTggttaacatttttaatttttttttattacttgcaGATGCGCTAAAAAAGCTATGTGTGGTTCATCCAAAAATGTTGAAAGGGAAGGTGGATATAAGTTCGAAAGTGTACAAAAACACTAAAGCACTCGAGCATCTTGATAAACACCTGGAGAGTTTGTCTATTTAAAATAggatatttatctttttttgctgtgtatatttatttaaagtttgatacTTATCAGATAACTTTCCTTATCATGTATTACGTATATAATCAGATTTTATAATATGCATTTTGAAATTATCATAGTGGACATTAAAACCTAGTCAATTTGCATGTATTGCCACTGTGCCTTATTAATATTTAAGCTTTGCATTTGTTGTAGCACACCAGTGTGCTAATTTAACCCACtgaaatattaattgtatttaatacTGTCAACTTCATCTGAAAATGGTCCAGTTTTgcgtttttctttttaaaatttgttttgaacCATTATACGTGATTGAATTATTCTAATTCGTTAACATTATCACCATCGACAGTGATACCTGACAAATCttagatttacatatttaaatattatagttttatcttttataattttatactgtTTATTAAGGtgcacaattttatttttgttcaaaatttttgtagtattttattttcagtgcCGTCTTGACATGGTAGACTAGACGTTCAGAAAATCCTCTTGAAAGTCAAATTTAATTTGCCAAGAATACCAAAAATTTCAATGCGGCACTGTATTTTTACatcgaaaagtgatttattCTTAATTCgcaaagtatttatttatttattggttcTTTGAACAACTaagtattctttttttttcattttttatgagTATTATAGTATcgcaaattttgttttttgttttcaatacaGTTCTTTTATGAATCTTTATATAGAGTGTGTGCATTATTACattcaaaacatttatttgtgaaatgagttgtgtttaattttcaataaattttcgatatgcAAAATCTTGTTTTAATGGGTACGCTTTTGGAAGaaaatatgatgtacatatattatatgatggcGTTCATAAATtcgtattataaaatatcaaacttTAATAATAAGTTTATTAGAAATCGTGCGTAATAGACCGCGCGCCTGCAGGCGTCTTGGGCGTACGGCACATAGTGATTGGACAGCTAACCGGTTAATGAATCTGGTTATCCGTACTTTTAAAGGTGAGAATAGtcattaaaaaatgtaattatgtgtacatattgggtctacctcacggcaccgaaagtcaaaagatcgaaaaagcaaagatcgaaaatcgaaaggtgcatggtaaacggtactatgtatacataatatatatcagtggcatgtggtgaaattatctctctttttgtcatacagccttgtttaatgtgcgcgcgcaggatacgggaggaaaagcctgttcctcttgtatcctgctcgcgcaaattaaatgaggatGTACAACGGGggggagagagttttaccgcacgccactgatatatactaaccgtttttcatatgtatgcatggttaacgaacattttcgattttttaacattcg includes:
- the Dnaaf5 gene encoding dynein axonemal assembly factor 5 isoform X1; translated protein: MGEHEEHESVVEEVQGAEEREWGVAVEGLRAEERQKRRSALTDLETKLRNTSDNLLPAAFNALHSSLTTCLADETESCRQLTINILSEMLARLPPSDYILTYVVPAIKNRITSTPPESSEELRHALIKLLNSVIVRYGHSETVFLVPFFDDLVEILVKAASDDCPDVKKETCETVANMANAAPKDFHMRSETLCMAILAVFQHRHFKVRVAAVQCIGTIVMNGNEKCFESSVLPMAMKLFDECNPVRLQVTKEVGNWMLNYRERYSYWQYMIPLILTSLCDFIPDIQKEANSIWDSVGIQYMKENEEDLNDQTDTEKPKHYPPVVPRPNLGCRTLVMKNMGKILPAISKELDGWQTDAQLRSAQVLCSLILNAEAKNVQYGTNITNCLTEGVKNDDPRVVAEIQRAAELFGYFVGPHVWWNLLICDLDTWQCLVILTSVIKSTPVEQLRVKYLNRIFKELTQPRLRQIQKPKYQMNILNVCEAVMNVCGVYCQCVSQEMFDIIFVIHSVPATTDIEHHALCLIEKLRETIKFGSNIEDLYCHYIRHLLANITSSICFWTLITVDRCILNTILIHTGPAIGLHLHYISPLLSEALSLKGIDPEVKLELFTTLCSVLLRRDEHFRLAEPDKLTAFLNVILRDVILPNLSWNVGQSAEALRTAAVCCLCAILQDNESVSTIDGDVKFDKCIQQVEIFSDVETLQNDIDLLLPNLLGLTGDNSKNTRLYSLRAIRSLVILAKKRNCFSVDHLHQTYSAVISRLDDCNDKVRLFAVETLCTLFMARPESYDVSTNDSHIEAVYNAMLIHLDDPDTTFQDFVLDALKKLCVVHPKMLKGKVDISSKVYKNTKALEHLDKHLESLSI
- the Dnaaf5 gene encoding dynein axonemal assembly factor 5 isoform X2, encoding MGEHEEHESVVEEVQGAEEREWGVAVEGLRAEERQKRRSALTDLETKLRNTSDNLLPAAFNALHSSLTTCLADETESCRQLTINILSEMLARLPPSDYILTYVVPAIKNRITSTPPESSEELRHALIKLLNSVIVRYGHSETVFLVPFFDDLVEILVKAASDDCPDVKKETCETVANMANAAPKDFHMRSETLCMAILAVFQHRHFKVRVAAVQCIGTIVMNGNEKCFESSVLPMAMKLFDECNPVRLQVTKEVGNWMLNYRERYSYWQYMIPLILTSLCDFIPDIQKEANSIWDSVGIQYMKENEEDLNDQTDTEKPKHYPPVPRPNLGCRTLVMKNMGKILPAISKELDGWQTDAQLRSAQVLCSLILNAEAKNVQYGTNITNCLTEGVKNDDPRVVAEIQRAAELFGYFVGPHVWWNLLICDLDTWQCLVILTSVIKSTPVEQLRVKYLNRIFKELTQPRLRQIQKPKYQMNILNVCEAVMNVCGVYCQCVSQEMFDIIFVIHSVPATTDIEHHALCLIEKLRETIKFGSNIEDLYCHYIRHLLANITSSICFWTLITVDRCILNTILIHTGPAIGLHLHYISPLLSEALSLKGIDPEVKLELFTTLCSVLLRRDEHFRLAEPDKLTAFLNVILRDVILPNLSWNVGQSAEALRTAAVCCLCAILQDNESVSTIDGDVKFDKCIQQVEIFSDVETLQNDIDLLLPNLLGLTGDNSKNTRLYSLRAIRSLVILAKKRNCFSVDHLHQTYSAVISRLDDCNDKVRLFAVETLCTLFMARPESYDVSTNDSHIEAVYNAMLIHLDDPDTTFQDFVLDALKKLCVVHPKMLKGKVDISSKVYKNTKALEHLDKHLESLSI